From the Peromyscus leucopus breed LL Stock chromosome 8b, UCI_PerLeu_2.1, whole genome shotgun sequence genome, one window contains:
- the Wnt9a gene encoding protein Wnt-9a, with the protein MLDGSLLARWLAAAFGLTLLLAALRPSAAYFGLTGSEPLTILPLTLETEAAAQAHYKACDRLKLERKQRRMCRRDPGVAETLVEAVSMSALECQYQFRFERWNCTLEGRYRASLLKRGFKETAFLYAISSAGLTHALAKACSAGRMERCTCDEAPDLENREAWQWGGCGDNLKYSSKFVKEFLGRRSSKDLRARVDFHNNLVGVKVIKAGVETTCKCHGVSGSCTVRTCWRQLAPFHEVGKHLKHKYETALKVGSTTNEATGEAGAISPPRGRASGSGGGDPLPRTPELVHLDDSPSFCLAGRFSPGTAGRRCHREKNCESICCGRGHNTQSRVVTRPCQCQVRWCCYVECRQCTQREEVYTCKG; encoded by the exons gcTAACCGGCAGTGAACCCCTGACGATCCTCCCCCTGACCCTGGAGACGGAGGCGGCAGCCCAAGCACACTACAAGGCCTGTGACAGGCTGAAGCTGGAGCGCAAGCAGCGACGCATGTGCCGCAGGGACCCGGGTGTGGCCGAGACACTGGTGGAGGCTGTGAGCATGAGTGCGCTGGAGTGCCAGTACCAGTTCCGCTTTGAGCGCTGGAACTGCACCCTGGAGGGCCGCTACCGAGCCAGCCTGCTCAAGCGAG GCTTCAAGGAGACGGCCTTCCTCTACGCCATCTCTTCCGCGGGTCTGACACACGCACTGGCCAAGGCGTGCAGCGCAGGACGCATGGAGCGCTGTACCTGTGATGAGGCGCCTGACCTGGAAAACCGTGAGGCTTGGCAATGGGGTGGCTGTGGAGACAACCTCAAGTACAGCAGCAAGTTTGTCAAGGAGTTCCTGGGCCGGCGGTCTAGCAAGGATCTGCGAGCCCGAGTGGACTTCCACAACAACCTCGTGGGTGTGAAG GTGATAAAGGCCGGAGTGGAGACCACCTGCAAATGCCATGGCGTGTCTGGCTCCTGCACGGTGCGGACCTGTTGGCGGCAGCTAGCACCCTTCCACGAGGTGGGCAAACACCTGAAACACAAATACGAGACCGCCCTCAAGGTGGGCAGCACCACCAATGAAGCCACCGGCGAGGCGGGTGCCATCTCCCCACCGAGGGGCCGGGCCTCTGGCTCCGGAGGTGGTGACCCGCTGCCCCGAACACCAGAGCTGGTGCACCTGGACGACTCTCCCAGCTTCTGCCTAGCTGGCCGCTTTTCCCCTGGCACTGCAGGCCGCAGGTGCCACCGTGAGAAGAACTGTGAGAGTATCTGCTGTGGCCGTGGCCACAACACACAGAGCCGGGTGGTGACCAGGCCCTGCCAATGCCAGGTACGCTGGTGCTGCTACGTGGAATGCAGGCAGTGTACACAGCGAGAGGAGGTCTACACCTGCAAGGGCTGA